One region of Strongyloides ratti genome assembly S_ratti_ED321, chromosome : X genomic DNA includes:
- a CDS encoding Cth1 — protein MYFPTELEYISLPSTSHFTNRPQSSLSSGSGSNDSGFFASIHGISTEVPSLSGIQFDMDSPHGVSPIPYEGDFGNSSLKCDSPPQMNINSSQKNKIYFCENRIQIHSNVKNVENHHNILSGGCLNDKSSHSNLLGDYINHELRNQQRQSNGVTDLSNNFMIEPPSQALIEAASKPLNQQQVSQNSKVSKSDSYKTVMCQAWLENKNCNFGENCRFAHGEEELRPLKQNLRYNTKYKTKLCDRYTNTGICPYGERCLFVHPNNGNAYFSNEKIAELQNARSSTNNQQDRTTFPKKDEASYNNVLVANSDNSTRKCLQQSSQPNMVVNNSNDNNRSQTSWLPERSTLDNMNSCFSMVGFEQSMMFGNDINTINNNNNNNNYSLDKNSMYQLIQNPMSESMMINPTSIIWKNLMYNTFKNSDTTDSFLLTPKLSKDLSCAFGSMSLKEESSTDSGAFNNEILERSIAMLNDFEDH, from the exons ATGTACTTTCCAACGGAACTTGAATATATAag tcTTCCTTCAACAAGCCATTTTACAAATCGTCCTCAATCATCATTAAGTTCAGGATCGGGAAGTAATGATAGTGGATTTTTTGCTTCAATTCATGGAATATCAACTGAAGTTCCATCATTATCTGGAATTCAATTTGATATGGATTCACCACATGGTGTTTCACCAATTCCTTATGAAGGTGATTTTGGTAATTCATCATTAAAATGTGACTCACCACCACAAATGAATATCAATTCTtcacaaaaaaataagatatatttttgtgaaaatag aattCAAATTCATTCAAATGTTAAGAATGTTGAAAATCACCATAACATACTTAGTGGTGGATGCCTTAATGATAAGTCATCACATTCCAATCTTTTAGGAGATTACATTAATCATGAATTACG taatcAACAAAGACAATCTAATGGAGTCACTGATCTTagcaataattttatgattgAACCACCATCACAAGCACTTATTGAAGCTGCTTCTAAGCCACTTAATCAGCAACAAGTTTCCCAAAATTCAAAAGTATCTAAGTCAGATTCTTACAAAACTGTTATGTGTCAAGCATGgcttgaaaataaaaattgtaattttgGTGAAAATTGTAGATTTGCTCATGGAGAAGAGGAATTACGTCCATTAAAACAAAATCTTCGTTATAATACTAAATACAAGACTAAACTTTGTGATAGGTACACTAATACCGGTATCTGCCCATACGGTGAAAGATGTCTTTTTGTTCATCCAAATAATGGAAATGCTTATTTTAGTAATGAAAAGATAGCTGAATTACAAAATGCTAGATCATCAACTAATAATCAACAAGATAGAACAACTTTTCCAAAAAAGGATGAAGCATCTTATAATAATGTTCTTGTCGCAAATAGTGATAACAGTACCAGAAAATGTCTTCAGCAATCATCTCAACCAAATATGGTTGTTAATAATAGCAACGACAATAACAGATCACAAACATCATGGTTACCAGAAAGAAGTACCCTCGATAATATGAATAGCTGTTTTTCAATGGTAGGATTTGAGCAATCAATGATGTTCGGTAACGatattaatacaattaataacaataataataacaataattattcATTGGATAAAAATTCAATGTACCAGTTAATTCAAAATCCAATGTCTGAAAGTATGATGATCAATCCTACATCAATAATatggaaaaatttaatgtataataCATTCAAAAATTCTGATACTACTGATAGTTTTCTTTTAACACCAAAATTGTCAAAAGACTTATCATGCGCATTTGGAAGTATGTCATTAAAAGAAGAGTCTTCAACTGACTCCGGTGCATTCAATAATGAAATTCTTGAACGCTCTATTGCAATGCTTAATGACTTTGAAGATCACTAA
- a CDS encoding RNA recognition motif domain and Nucleotide-binding, alpha-beta plait domain-containing protein, with protein MVIGCSASKIFASSQQSTHNKSNNSPLHWSKSYSSEKSVGLSPTSDSLHKSIKSNFEISPSLSSENKSYKMKHRRKSSEKKEEKIITRHLLVWIPKDLSSSTSKIEKFFSKYGIVEEVKKSDKKGQYIVSFEDTECAEKVFEKRKLNYNGEDIEVEYCYPDKSYTSSPALLSEINTNGKANGYEVFESNNESKQNDHHSKSRVHRSTSHSPKIAESHRSILKVKSHNKMPHSESIPSTSKLIGEPLSPTPPLQDCESFDIIKEKLNKDVIKLYDATPVLKNYKYADIFCHSASRILYVSFPHSTIIDNEVKRQFLQFGAILDISVVKFPNNAYALIEYDSMRAVAEVIEFFNEYLNKKQSEICKKYEPFKISLSKANWGRHLPTNILWLEFLPSGTTWKYLFSKLKESFKETLIEVHFHGINREAVVVFDSDESATNAFNAFKQCNVMFNPTNKEGFVRTACDYSSPKNLERFICCVNKLHNIIKEDNDIVIGDDDNLITFNLIQETTPITSPTDSQQQQQQQLLQQQNVSIKTESYPISSEDEGTENNVKKELKCEKSLSVSPCITSSPLSSMEDCELNKKEKCKKICSTKSSNKDNEKKNEKSQNLLKRKLSKSNNDDNDYKEHKKSIKKSKIIGGAVPVSPVSRSSKDNSPKLYTSDSEESAISSRSKHSISRHERKSRSKRREQRSSYDKHVSNTSSSNQYFGESSRTHYETSSSSSRRRRHYNDQHHNDFGRYSRDYGNYKNCRDDYRSSYDRKESNDRSNYKDDRKYSRDDKSESHDKEQNKSQDEKNKKRDRKSKKNKKQKQKEKEKHHTRDDSKELQDHKKSHEYTRSSSNKLNEKNLNNKNHDSTSNNLYDSINDKVTKSHSNTLKDDKRLPLNKSHHHEKDKCKENIKSDKIKLSLKKGGQTSISGAEEISDTDEEEQNNKNNKEGTSKCDEKIDKILNEDENKIDKETELNENTLINENQDIPLPPDGSPPISKDSENQSSTPTPSSIYYTDEVEPIHIHPYTADRLLVDCMNIANNEEKEYTIPNFISPSSTSDSINECQYIIDDDSSNIEYIHEIPEHDVSEDLIKQEYTKIDTFEFDETEILPPEVEIHDEFGYLIYKGKKIERTINYVELPPLSPVPEYHPSTECQKIYESIKNELENEYEYKINTYDVKLNSKGIKKVDMNPNSRYNEEEVSELLRGRESKYEGTLDNLDGIVEVEENEEEICEEVTEEIEQLNPDGTKKMKMLPRFHPIKNKALAFKMYGKFISDSSAYRQKFVTFMNTFSDLFEGEHDDINIHEDDIYNDFSPSIYSFSKLYDIDSIMLSDEEEDNNIEDNKSIKDKIIIENEINMIDNNNYEENNDEKIEQNLDVDIFEEDIYSHIQMEEEYDINIYENKKINIDDDYQINLPNNEISEKDQQDIYNNIFSGYDIENDSNKFNNDELTDNINNDNNLKKEINEIDETVNLPLISEINDEIEDDNTSNSISDFDKKPNYNIDTINIEDIYQSLIEEKPEEIIDKEKVLQNMSGSSNEKLTLIYPYYFNSKQLNNIIGIENEKNEKCINKISSIGIASNNSMVGILEGDIEYRYIDDTNSFRNLPENEYKKYYDDNNINCNNLEMDVDIIQDNISSCGYLKNINNQELENYLSGNEKHSLITNHERYYSNNIDKSYSNSNGQSLSDIIIKSQSINNDKYYSYSSEENGQEICEYEKENSENYHDTEHYLLTEHIYKNNQKMVDKLNSINMIDEIEYEEIDEELDDEEIINKDVEEFYDLTENDKSFNQINEEDEIDILEDENRIENKIKKDNDIIVEEYNNCPNEQCNNIEDKEIKEEYDNNYIDENEECINKFKNVTNNECTDDEVITKCIELSNETEINYNNYYGSEEDQDTDQYSQEEIISIDDDNNISSDDCYENNFLPNILGVHGPPKVIISNVDVNIGLSLNTITDEFDDCRELEGIEVDTSFSFSNNENYTNVDDEDNTNSDNDDIGCDNLENILEVEDETLQIEDKEDENDSIEELDEKIASKNIEEINDVMDDKNLICLLQNSFKRNYDGFDEDILYNEPLYKRKKLEIIPGTYSELEIGDVTDEEGNKNESILIKNHLIIEDCDSNDKEDYENDSVTSSELHTSDLEYLSSEDSIFKFDEQSIENSDIASDSTTTNDILCETSSYDDNSLINLDHYDSQNNLHSPSINDPSINNLLIDNENNEEYDAENNMEVNNIIYDSMLSKDLNIKNDINVSENKIYTEIPSLAIFTTKDANINDMKVIPNDKKCIKKYCIKTKLQDDDDNSLIIVYENYEIYIENFNHLEELKKSDFVVEDNEVINGNGLIRSRNDEDLPEYLARKERAVVYNSTINNTSTLLTLNDNNDKDDNNIINSKEDTLNNEAEKNEIKEKSNTIDNTNLIDKENSNTYIPVSKKESNLEQMLIDEAPDKEAIEALNSLNYLDEREVIDETIDDDTSFLLDDIENPSDFSDSLRNELVEDKVEKIHCNDLSNLQKKIKVECIEDNIDKNTLINGYIDKEKITLLQTNEIDNTIKEPEIDVEEIIIKEEYIQEERNNDMVIVVDERIKENEKENMLKKFDDRNESETNEDEENELVEDTFTMKTDIHNSPLIQPLANNITENVLSLSLKNMIPENEENIVEYNMENNENSEKDECNGKENIIIQQNGYTSLPLSNKANNYKLYVNTFGITFVNGTVLFELANANCLTSCPRICLQLKKWLCKLNLFYISGMKEILNDFIVTHTHPNRLNPKNRNIIISKKIVSKEYYENIMENLSNSSPYVLNLICGASGYNKEDYELEEIRLNQILKYCKTNGLYSGLLCQNGVSDYVAFFIPSCQILDDQFKSAQPQAFWKVKTGSMSYFYISIAPANLFRSGSS; from the exons ATGGTCATTGGCTGTTCTgcatcaaaaatatttgccTCATCTCAACAATCGACACAcaataaatcaaataatagTCCTTTACATTGGAGTAAAAGTTATTCTTCTGAAAAAAGTGTGGGCTTGTCGCCTACAAGCGACAGTTTACATAAATCtattaaatcaaattttgaaatttctCCTTCATTATCCTCTGAAAATAAAAGCTATAAAATGAAACATCGTAGAAAAAGttcagaaaaaaaagaagaaaaaattattactcgTCATCTTCTTGTATGGATACCAAAAGATTTGTCAAGTAGTACAagtaaaattgaaaaattttttagtaaatatgGTATTGTAGAGGAAGTTAAGAAATCCGACAAAAAAGGTCAATATATTGTTTCTTTTGAGGATACAGAATGTGCAGAAAAAGTATTTGAAAAACGTaagttaaattataatgGAGAGGATATTGAAGTAGAGTACTGTTATCCTGACAAAAG TTACACATCATCGCCTGCATTACTGTCAGAAATCAATACTAATGGAAAGGCAAATGGATATGAGGTGTTTGAAAGTAATAATGAAAGCAAACAGAACGATCATCATTCAAAATCACGGGTTCATAGATCGACTTCACATTCTCCTAAAATTGCAGAATCTCATCGTAGTATcttaaaagttaaaagtCATAATAAGATGCCTCATTCAGAAAGTATTCCTAGTACATCGAAACTTATTGGTGAACCATTAAGTCCAACTCCACCATTACAAGATTGTGAATcatttgatattataaaagaaaaattaaataaggatgtaataaaactttatgaTGCAACTccagttttaaaaaattataaatatgcAGATATTTTCTGTCATTCTGCTAGTAGAATACTTTATGTCAGTTTTCCACATTCGACTATAATTGACAATGAAGTTAAAAgacaatttttacaatttggTGCCATCTTAGATATATCTGTTGTAAAGTTCCCAAATAATGCTTATGCGCTTATTGAGTATGATTCAATGCGGGCCGTTGCTGAAGTAATTGagttttttaatgaatatttaaacaaaaaacaaAGTGAAATATGTAAAAAGTATGAACCTTTTAAGATTTCATTAAGTAAAGCTAATTGGGGAAGGCACCTTCctacaaatatattatggCTTGAATTTTTACCCTCTGGTACTACATGGAAATATTTATTCTCAAAACTTAAAGAATCATTTAAAGAAACACTTATTGAGGTTCATTTTCATGGAATAAATAGAGAAGCTGTTGTTGTATTTGATAGTGATGAAAGTGCTACAAATGCTTTTAATGCTTTTAAGCAATGTAATGTAATGTTTAATCCTACTAATAAGGAAGGTTTTGTAAGAACAGCTTGTGATTATTCTTCACCTAAAAACTTAGAACGTTTTATATGTTgtgtaaataaattacataatattataaaagaagatAATGATATTGTTATTGGAGATgatgataatttaataacatttaatcTTATACAAGAAACAACACCAATAACATCACCAACAGATtcacaacaacaacaacaacaacaattaTTACAACAACAAAATGTATCTATTAAAACAGAAAGTTATCCAATATCATCAGAAGATGAGGGAACagaaaataatgttaaaaaagaattaaaatgtGAAAAATCATTATCTGTATCACCTTGTATTACATCATCACCATTATCTTCTATGGAAGATTgtgaattaaataaaaaagaaaaatgtaaaaaaatttgttcaacaaaatcatcaaataaagataatgaaaaaaaaaatgaaaaatcgcaaaatttacttaaaagaaaattatctAAAAGTAACAATGATGATAATGATTATAAAGAACATAAAAagtcaataaaaaaaagtaaaattattggTGGCGCGGTACCAGTTTCTCCTGTTTCTCGATCATCAAAAGATAATAGTccaaaattatatacatCTGATAGTGAAGAATCTGCAATATCAAGTAGAAGTAAACATAGTATAAGTAGACATGAAAGAAAAAGTAGAAGTAAAAGAAGAGAACAAAGAAGTAGCTATGATAAACATGTATCTAATACATCTTCATCAAACCAATATTTTGGTGAAAGTAGTAGAACACATTATGAAACAAGTAGTAGTAGTAGTAGACGGCGTCGTCATTATAATGATCAACATCATAATGATTTTGGAAGATACAGCAGAGATTATGggaattataaaaattgtagaGATGATTATCGGTCGTCTTATGATAGAAAAGAAAGTAATGATCGTTCAAATTATAAGGATGATCGCAAATATAGTAGAGATGATAAAAGTGAAAGTCATGATAAAGAACAAAATAAAAGTcaagatgaaaaaaataaaaaacgtGATAggaaatctaaaaaaaataaaaaacaaaagcaaaaagaaaaagaaaaacatcATACTAGAGATGATAGTAAAGAATTACAAGATCATAAAAAAAGTCATGAATATACAAGAAGTAGtagtaataaattaaatgaaaaaaatttaaataataaaaatcatgattcaacatcaaataatttatacgactcaattaatgataaagtaACAAAATCTCATAGTAATACATTAAAAGACGACAAACGACTGCCATTAAATAAATCTCATCATCATGAAAAGGATAAatgtaaagaaaatattaaatctgataaaataaa attatcattaaaaaaaggaGGACAAACTTCTATTAGTGGTGCTGAAGAAATTTCTGATACTGATGAGGaagaacaaaataataaaaataataaagaaggAACATCAAAATGTgatgaaaaaattgataaaatattaaatgaagatgaaaataaaattgataaagaaactgaattaaatgaaaatacaTTAATTAATGAGAATCAAGATATTCCATTACCACCAGATGGTAGTCCTCCTATATCTAAAGATTCTGAAAATCAATCATCAACACCAACACCATCATCTATATATTATACTGATGAAGTAGAACCAATACATATACATCCATATACTGCTGATAGACTTCTTGTTGATTGTATGAATATAGCtaataatgaagaaaaagaatatacaataccaaattttatatcaCCATCATCAACAAGTGATAGTATAAATGAATGTCAATATATTATTGATGATGATAGTAGTAATATTGAATATATTCACGAAATACCAGAACATGATGTTAGTGAAGATTTAATTAAACAAGAATATACTAAAATTGATACATTTGAATTTGATGAAACAGAAATTTTACCACCAGAAGTTGAGATACATGATGAATTTggatatttaatatataaaggaaaaaaaattgaaagaaCTATAAATTATGTTGAATTACCACCACTTTCACCAGTACCTGAATATCATCCTAGTACAGAatgtcaaaaaatatatgaatcaataaaaaatgaattagaaaatgaatatgaatataaaataaatacatatgatgttaaattaaatagtaaaggaataaaaaaagtagatATGAATCCAAATTCAAGATATAATGAAGAAGAAGTATCAGAACTTTTAAGGGGTAGAGAATCAAAATATGAAGGTACTTTAGATAATTTAGATGGTATTGTAGAAGTAGAAGAAAATGAAGAAGAAATATGTGAAGAAGTTACTGAAGAGATAGAACAATTAAATCCTGAtggaacaaaaaaaatgaaaatgttaCCACGTTTTCAtcctattaaaaataaagcattggcatttaaaatgtatggtaaatttatttctgaTAGTTCTGCATATAGACAAAAATTCGTTACATTTATGAATACATTTTCTGATTTATTTGAAGGAGAACATGatgatattaatatacatgaagatgatatttataatgatttttCACCATCTATATATAGTTTTAGtaaattatatgatataGATAGTATTATGTTATCTGATGAAGAagaagataataatattgaagataataagtctattaaagataaaataataatagaaaatgaaataaatatgattgataataataattatgaagaaaataatgatgaaaaaattgaGCAAAATTTAGATGTAGATATTTTTGAAGAAGATATATATAGTCATATACAAATGGAAGAAGaatatgatattaatatatatgaaaataaaaaaataaatattgatgaTGATTATCAGATAAATTTACCtaataatgaaatatcaGAAAAAGATCAAcaagatatatataataatatattttctggTTATGATATTGAGAAtgattcaaataaatttaataatgatgaGTTAAcagataatattaataatgataataatttaaaaaaagaaataaatgaaattgatGAAACAGTTAATTTACCTTTAATATCAGAAATAAATGATGAAATTGAAGATGATAATACCTCAAATTCTATAAgtgattttgataaaaaacctaattataatatagatACAATTAATATAGAAGATATATATCAATCATTAATTGAAGAAAAACCTGAAGAAATAAtagataaagaaaaagttCTACAAAATATGTCTGGTAGtagtaatgaaaaattaactCTTATATAtccttattattttaattctaaacagttaaataatataattggtATAGAAAATgagaaaaatgaaaaatgtataaataaaatatcatcaaTTGGTATAGCATCAAATAATTCAATGGTAGGAATTTTAGAAGGTGATATAGAATATAGATACATTGATGATACTAATAGTTTTCGAAATTTACCtgaaaatgaatataaaaaatattatgatgataataatattaattgtaataatttagaaATGGACGTTGATATAATACAAGATAATATTAGTAGTTGtggttatttaaaaaatataaataatcaagaattggaaaattatttatctgGTAATGAGAAACATTCTTTAATCACCAATCATGAGAGATATTATTCAAATAACATTGATAAGAGTTATTCTAATAGTAATGGTCAAAGTTTGTCTGATATCATAATTAAAAGTCAatcaattaataatgataaatattattcttataGTAGTGAAGAAAATGGTCAAGAAATTTGTGaatatgaaaaagaaaatagtGAAAATTATCATGATACAGAACATTATCTTCTTACAgaacatatttataaaaataatcaaaaaatggTAGATAAACTAAATAGTATTAATATGATAGATGAAATAGAATATGAAGAAATTGATGAAGAGTTAGATGATgaagaaataattaataaggATGTAGAGGAATTCTATGATTTAacagaaaatgataaaagttttaacCAAATAAATGAAGAAGATGAAATAGACATATTAGAAGATGAAAATagaattgaaaataaaataaaaaaagataatgatataatagTTGAGGAATACAACAATTGTCCAAATGAACaatgtaataatattgaGGATAAAGAAATCAAAGAGGAATATGacaataattatattgatGAGAATGAAGAATGTataaataagtttaaaaatgttaccAATAATGAATGTACAGATGATGAAGTAATCACAAAGTGTATTGAATTGTCTAATGAAAcagaaataaattataataattactaTGGTAGTGAGGAAGATCAAGATACTGATCAATATTCACAAGAAGAAATAATTAGTATTGATGATgacaataatatttcttctgATGATtgttatgaaaataattttttaccaaATATACTTGGTGTTCATGGACCACCAAAAGTTATAATATCAAATGTTGATGTAAATATTGGTTTATCGTTAAATACAATAACAGATGAATTTGATGATTGTAGAGAATTAGAGGGGATAGAAGTTGAtacttctttttctttttctaataatgaaaattatacTAATGTTGATGATGAGGATAATACTAACAGTGATAATGATGATATTGGTTGtgataatttagaaaatattttagaagtAGAAGATGAGACATTACAAATAGAAGATAAAGAAGATGAAAATGATAGTATAGAAGAATTGGATGAAAAAATAGcttctaaaaatattgaagaaaTTAATGATGTTATggatgataaaaatttgatttgtTTGTTacaaaattcttttaaaagaaattatgaTGGTTTTGATGAAGATATTTTGTATAATGAACCTTTATATAAGcgtaaaaaattagaaattatCCCTGGTACTTATAGTGAATTAGAAATTGGTGATGTTACTGATGAGGAGggtaataaaaatgaatcaattttaattaaaaatcatttgatTATTGAAGATTGTGATAGTAATGATAAAGAAGATTATGAAAATGATAGTGTTACTTCTAGTGAATTACATACATCTGATCTTGAATATCTATCATCAGAGGATAGTATTTTTAAGTTTGATGAACAATCTATTGAAAATAGTGATATTGCATCTGATAGTACAACAACAAATGACATTTTATGTGAAACATCCTCTTACGATGATAATTCATTAATCAATTTGGATCATTATGATTCTCAAAACAATTTACATTCTCCATCAATAAATGATCCATcaataaacaatttattaattgataatgaaaataatgaagaaTATGATGCAGAAAATAATATGGAggttaacaatattatttatgattcaatgttatcaaaagatttaaatattaaaaatgatataaatgtatcagaaaacaaaatttatactGAAATACCATCTTTAGCTATATTTACTACAAAAGATgctaatattaatgatatgaAAGTGATAcctaatgataaaaaatgtattaaaaaatattgtattaaaaCTAAACTACaagatgatgatgataattctttaataattgtatatgaaaattatgaaatttatatagaaaattttaatcatttggaagaattaaaaaaatcagaTTTTGTTGTAGAGGATAATGAAGTTATTAATGGGAATGGTTTAATAAGATCTAGAAATGATGAAGATTTACCAGAATATTTAGCTAGAAAAGAAAGGGCAGTTGTATATAATAGTactattaataatacttcaactttattaactttaaatgataataatgataaagatgataataatattataaattcaaaagaagatactttaaataatgagGCTgagaaaaatgaaataaaagaaaaaagtaataCTATTGATAATACTAATTTAATAGATAAAGAAAATAGTAATACATATATTCCTgtatcaaaaaaagaaagtaatTTAGAACAAATGTTAATTGATGAAGCTCCTGATAAG gaaGCAATTGAAGCGTTAAATTCcttaaattatttagatGAACGAGAAGTGATTGATGAAACTATTGATGACGATACAAGTTTTCTATTAGATGATATAGAGAATCCCTCAGATTTTAGTGACTCATTAAGAAATGAATTAGTAGAAGATAAAGTAGAAAAAATACATTGTAAtgatttatcaaatttacaaaagaaaataaaagtagAATGTATTGAGGataatatagataaaaatacattaataaatggatatattgataaagaaaaaattactttattacAAACAAATGAAATTGATAACACGATTAAGGAACCGGAAATAGATGTTGaagaaattataattaagGAAGAATATATTCAGGAAGAAAGAAACAATGATATGGTTATTGTTGTTGATGAaagaataaaagaaaatgaaaaagaaaatatgttaaaaaaattcgaTGACAGGAATGAAAGTGAGACAAATGAAGATGAAGAGAATGAATTGGTTGAAGATACATTTACCATGAAAACAGATATTCATAATTCACCACTAATACAACCATTGGCTAATAATATAACagaaaatgttttatcattatcattaaaaaatatgataccAGAAAATGAAGAGAATATTGTTGAATATAATATggaaaataatgaaaattctGAAAAGGATGAATGTAATGggaaagaaaatattatcatacaACAAAATGGTTATACATCATTACCATTATCAAATAAggcaaataattataaattatatgtaaataCATTTGGTATAACTTTTGTAAATGGAACCGTTCTTTTTGAATTAGCTAATGCTAATTGTTTAACGTCATGTCCTAGAATATGTTTACAGTTAAAAAAATGGCTCTGTAaacttaatttattttatatatctggtatgaaagaaatattaaatgattttattgtAACTCATACACATCCAAATAGATTAAATccaaaaaatagaaatattataataagcaagaaaattgtttcaaaagaatattatgaaa atattatgGAAAATTTATCTAACTCTTCTCCTTATGTTTTAAATCTTATTTGTGGAGCATCTGGCTATAACAAAGAAGATTATGAACTTGAGGAGATAAGACTTAATCAAATActtaaatattgtaaaacaAATGGATTATATTCTGGACTTTTATGTCAAAATGGTGTTTCTGATTATGTAGCATTCTTCATTCCATCATGTCAAATTTTAGATGATCAATTTAAATCAGCTCAACCACAAGCATTTTGGAAAGTAAAAACAGGCAGTAtgagttatttttatatatcaattgCTCCCGCAAATTTGTTTAGATCAGGTTCTTCGTAa
- a CDS encoding Globin family and Globin-like domain and Globin, structural domain-containing protein, which produces MYRVMICENNSFSTAVKRELLSKSVSQNSNYYNMNKKNNYNSNNNSTKDINVLKKVNNGSFTQSVDSAISIDDGKVKSSDEGTKRSDECFLNACDNDKNLKIKKEVSRLTKKQQIVLEKTFSSIKDRAVPNGIKVLLRMFAEHPQYKDIWPQFRPYPDSSLMCAPEISRHAKIYMKGLEYIISTLNDEEKLCKSLQQIARAHTKWNIHKKHVMHMLEQVLIMLADEIGSLTNEEKEAWTTLYDVIANMVDILAGRV; this is translated from the exons ATGTATAGAGTTATGATATGtgaaaataattctttttcaacAGCCGTCAAAAG agaattattatcaaaaagtgTTTCTCAAAATTCTAATTATTACAAtatgaacaaaaaaaataactataacagtaataataattctaCAAAAGATATTAATGTTTTGAAGAAAGTTAATAATGGTTCATTTACACAATCAGTTGATTCAGCAATTTCAATTGATGATGGAAAAGTAAAAAGTTCTGATGAAGGTACAAAACGTTCTGAtgaatgttttttaaatgcatgtgataatgataaaa atttaaaaattaaaaaagaagtttCAAGACTTACTAAAAAGCAACAAATTGTTTTagaaaaaactttttcatCTATTAAGGATAGAGCTGTCCCAAATGGtattaaagtattattaagAATGTTTGCTGAACATCCTcaatataaagatatatgGCCTCAATTTAGACCATATCCGGATAGTTCTTTAATGTGTGCCCCAGAAATATCAAGACATGCTAAAATATACATGAAAGGTCTTGAATACATAATTTCTACATTAAATGATGAAGAAAAATTGTGTAAATCTTTACAACAAATTGCTAGAGCACATACAAAATggaatattcataaaaaacaTGTTAtg CATATGCTAGAAcaagttttaataatgttagcTGATGAAATTGGATCATTAAcaaatgaagaaaaagaagCGTGGACAACACTGTATGATGTTATTGCAAATATGGTTGATATTTTAGCTGGAAGAGTATGA